In the genome of Hymenobacter taeanensis, one region contains:
- a CDS encoding GlmU family protein: MTILLFDDPLIRPRLLPFTFTRPVAALRCGILTIAEKWQLRLKSEQVGYLTEAYLQAKFPAGNTQGPALIINGAVCPDDLLVQQVQSLQPGEALFDEKMLVAAHLSDASQVAELIQDGFQRTRDVAEPVMAIKEVWHLFLRNGAEIRRDFDLLTKGRQSAPVGDAHTIVYAPENIFIEEGVKIRAAILNAEDGPIYLGKNSQVHEGAIIKGPLALCEGSHINAGAKMRGDNTVGPFSKVGGEVGNSILLGYSNKGHDGYLGNSVIGEWCNLGADTNTSNLKNNYAPVKIWSHSAGRFVNTGQQFCGLMMGDHSKCGINTMFNTGTVVGVGANIFGAGFPRTFIPSFSWGGSAGFETFRLPKVAEVAERVMARRHLAYDATEQTIMSHVFEATAKDRVWDRAAPAAPQAGGVEL; this comes from the coding sequence ATGACTATCCTGCTCTTCGACGACCCTCTGATTCGGCCGCGCCTGTTGCCATTTACGTTTACCCGGCCCGTGGCTGCTCTGCGGTGTGGCATTCTGACTATTGCTGAAAAGTGGCAGCTGAGGCTCAAGAGTGAGCAAGTAGGATACCTCACGGAGGCCTACTTGCAAGCGAAATTCCCGGCGGGCAACACCCAGGGACCCGCCCTGATCATCAACGGAGCCGTGTGCCCCGATGATTTGCTGGTGCAGCAGGTGCAGAGCCTGCAGCCCGGCGAGGCCTTGTTTGACGAGAAGATGCTGGTGGCCGCGCACCTGTCGGATGCTTCACAGGTAGCAGAGTTAATTCAGGATGGCTTTCAGCGCACCCGCGATGTAGCGGAGCCGGTAATGGCCATCAAGGAAGTGTGGCACCTGTTCCTGCGCAACGGCGCCGAAATTCGCCGCGATTTTGACTTACTCACTAAAGGCCGCCAATCAGCGCCCGTGGGCGATGCGCACACCATTGTGTATGCTCCGGAGAACATTTTCATTGAAGAGGGCGTGAAGATCAGGGCGGCAATTCTGAATGCTGAGGATGGTCCGATTTACCTTGGCAAAAACAGCCAGGTGCACGAGGGCGCCATCATAAAAGGTCCACTAGCTCTGTGCGAAGGTTCTCACATTAATGCGGGCGCCAAAATGCGCGGCGATAATACCGTAGGCCCCTTTAGCAAAGTAGGCGGCGAGGTTGGCAACAGCATTCTGCTTGGCTACAGCAACAAGGGCCACGATGGGTACCTCGGCAACTCTGTGATAGGGGAGTGGTGCAACCTCGGAGCCGATACGAATACCTCGAACCTAAAGAATAATTACGCTCCGGTTAAAATCTGGAGCCACTCAGCCGGCCGCTTCGTGAATACGGGCCAGCAGTTTTGCGGCCTCATGATGGGCGACCACAGCAAGTGTGGCATCAACACTATGTTCAATACCGGCACGGTGGTGGGCGTGGGCGCCAATATTTTTGGGGCGGGTTTCCCGCGTACCTTCATCCCGAGCTTCAGTTGGGGCGGATCGGCCGGTTTCGAAACGTTCCGCCTGCCAAAGGTGGCTGAAGTAGCCGAGCGCGTGATGGCCCGCCGCCACCTGGCCTACGATGCAACCGAGCAGACCATTATGAGCCACGTGTTTGAGGCGACGGCCAAAGACCGGGTGTGGGACCGTGCCGCCCCGGCAGCGCCCCAGGCAGGAGGAGTTGAGCTGTAA
- a CDS encoding ATP-binding protein: MRFSDIPGQQSVKQVLVQSVQRQHVAHAQLFRGAEGSAALALALAYAAFLNCENRPHEAEDSCGICVSCQKIDKLVHPDLNFIVPVTTTKAVSKDAVSSKFAADWRAFVLANPYQGLNDWMQHIGADNKQGSISKEESLQLLKLVSLKAFEAQFKLVVIWLPELMHPAASNAVLKLLEEPPPATVFLLVSNAPEQLLPTIISRVQPVVVRPIPEAELTDWLHAVHHVPEAKARQIAQLVEGNPGAALASKDAATADNDYFTFFVDWMRLCFSGKVDKMLTTADEFQKLGRENQKELLQYALTLLRKVLLFGVDPQLVPHLPTGEQQFVQGFSRFVTPRNADTITRELNEAHYHVERNANPRMVFVDTSLRVAELLKMA; the protein is encoded by the coding sequence ATGCGTTTTTCTGATATTCCTGGGCAACAGAGCGTGAAGCAAGTGCTGGTGCAGTCGGTGCAGCGGCAGCACGTGGCGCATGCCCAGCTGTTTCGGGGGGCTGAAGGCTCGGCAGCGCTAGCGTTGGCCCTGGCCTACGCCGCTTTCCTGAACTGCGAAAACCGTCCGCACGAGGCGGAAGATTCCTGCGGGATATGTGTCAGCTGTCAGAAAATCGATAAGCTAGTGCACCCCGACCTCAACTTCATCGTGCCCGTCACGACAACCAAAGCGGTGTCTAAAGATGCCGTGAGCAGCAAGTTTGCGGCCGATTGGCGGGCGTTTGTGCTGGCTAACCCGTACCAGGGGCTCAATGACTGGATGCAGCACATTGGGGCCGACAACAAGCAGGGCAGTATTTCTAAGGAAGAAAGCCTGCAACTGCTGAAGCTGGTGTCGTTGAAAGCGTTTGAGGCCCAGTTTAAGCTGGTGGTGATCTGGCTGCCGGAGCTGATGCACCCCGCAGCTTCTAATGCCGTGCTGAAGCTGCTGGAAGAGCCGCCACCTGCCACCGTGTTTTTGCTGGTGAGTAATGCGCCAGAGCAGTTGCTGCCAACCATTATCAGCCGAGTGCAGCCGGTAGTAGTGCGCCCTATCCCAGAGGCCGAGCTGACTGACTGGCTGCATGCGGTGCACCATGTGCCGGAGGCAAAGGCCCGCCAAATTGCGCAGTTAGTAGAAGGTAACCCGGGAGCAGCCCTGGCCTCCAAAGATGCCGCTACCGCCGACAACGACTACTTCACCTTCTTTGTCGACTGGATGCGTCTGTGTTTTAGCGGCAAAGTAGACAAGATGCTTACCACTGCCGACGAGTTCCAGAAGCTGGGCCGCGAAAATCAGAAAGAGCTGCTGCAGTACGCCCTCACGTTGCTGCGCAAAGTGCTGCTGTTTGGCGTCGACCCCCAGCTGGTGCCGCATTTGCCTACGGGAGAACAACAGTTTGTGCAGGGCTTTAGCCGTTTTGTAACGCCCCGCAACGCCGATACCATTACCAGGGAGCTGAACGAAGCGCACTACCACGTGGAACGCAATGCCAACCCGCGCATGGTGTTCGTGGATACCTCACTGCGGGTAGCAGAGCTCCTGAAAATGGCCTAG
- the hemC gene encoding hydroxymethylbilane synthase, with product MKKPIRIGTRGSKLALWQANHVAARLEQAGLPTEIVIITTRGDVVLDRSLDKIGAKGVFTEELEESLRTGHITIAVHSAKDVQSSIPADLELLAFMEREQVNDVIVSFNADLDLQRPDLVLGTSSTRRKAMLKRFLPHATTAEARGNLQTRLRKLEEGQYHALVLAYAGVHRMEYDGLIRYILPETQYIPATGQGSVAIESTRDLEPSLKAELKRILDHPDTHLALVAERAFLRTMEGGCSIPSFALATLTSEGHVHLHGGLISLDGQQFIDVKQTAPADDAEALGIRIAETVLARGGQQILHDIRQVRNAENVA from the coding sequence GTGAAAAAGCCTATCCGCATCGGAACGCGCGGCAGCAAGCTGGCTCTCTGGCAAGCGAACCATGTGGCCGCTCGCCTGGAGCAGGCCGGGTTGCCCACTGAAATCGTTATCATCACTACCCGCGGCGACGTGGTGCTGGATCGTTCTCTGGACAAGATTGGCGCAAAAGGCGTGTTCACGGAAGAGCTGGAAGAGAGCCTGCGCACGGGCCACATTACTATTGCCGTGCACAGCGCTAAGGACGTGCAAAGCTCTATCCCGGCCGACCTGGAGCTGCTGGCCTTTATGGAGCGGGAGCAAGTAAACGATGTCATCGTGAGCTTTAATGCTGACCTCGATTTGCAACGTCCCGACCTTGTGCTGGGCACCAGCAGCACCCGCCGGAAAGCCATGCTGAAGCGCTTTTTGCCCCACGCCACTACCGCCGAAGCCCGCGGCAACCTGCAAACCCGCCTGCGCAAGCTAGAGGAAGGCCAGTACCATGCCTTGGTACTGGCCTACGCCGGTGTGCACCGCATGGAGTATGATGGTCTGATCCGTTATATCCTGCCCGAGACCCAATACATTCCAGCCACTGGCCAGGGTAGCGTGGCAATTGAGAGCACGCGTGATCTAGAACCCAGCCTCAAAGCTGAGTTGAAACGCATCTTGGACCACCCCGATACACACTTGGCTCTGGTAGCTGAGCGGGCTTTTTTGCGCACCATGGAAGGCGGCTGCAGTATTCCGTCGTTTGCGCTGGCTACGCTCACCTCTGAAGGGCATGTGCATTTGCACGGGGGGCTAATCAGCCTCGATGGGCAACAGTTCATTGATGTAAAGCAAACTGCTCCGGCCGACGACGCGGAGGCGCTTGGTATTCGAATTGCTGAAACTGTTCTGGCGCGCGGTGGCCAGCAGATTCTACATGATATCCGGCAAGTGCGCAATGCCGAGAATGTGGCCTAA
- a CDS encoding DUF2238 domain-containing protein, with the protein MNNTATPASQPSWFPTLLLAVYLIEFVALGISPAERGTWWAENIPIFLIVVALVVLYLRGVRFSNLAYALMSVLLFMHTIGGHYTFEKVPFDWFNNLFGFKRNMYDRVAHFTVGFYAYPIIELTDRNGTIRNRFISYLFPLCVIGTVAMSYELIEWVYAATAGGEAGAAFLGSQGDIWDAQKDMLADTSGALFALLLYAFFGRGRREVA; encoded by the coding sequence ATGAACAACACTGCTACCCCTGCCTCCCAGCCAAGCTGGTTTCCTACACTGTTACTGGCAGTTTACTTAATTGAGTTTGTGGCGCTGGGCATCAGTCCGGCGGAACGAGGCACATGGTGGGCCGAAAATATCCCCATTTTCCTGATAGTGGTAGCCCTAGTGGTGTTGTACCTGCGCGGAGTGCGGTTCTCTAACCTAGCTTACGCCCTCATGAGTGTACTGCTGTTTATGCACACCATTGGCGGGCACTACACCTTCGAGAAGGTACCCTTTGATTGGTTTAACAACCTATTTGGCTTTAAGCGCAACATGTACGATAGAGTAGCTCACTTCACCGTTGGCTTTTACGCGTACCCCATCATTGAGCTGACAGACCGCAACGGCACCATTCGCAACCGCTTCATCAGTTACTTATTCCCACTGTGCGTTATCGGGACGGTGGCCATGAGCTATGAGCTCATTGAGTGGGTGTATGCGGCTACAGCCGGTGGTGAAGCCGGAGCCGCTTTCCTCGGCAGCCAGGGCGACATCTGGGATGCCCAGAAAGACATGCTAGCTGATACCAGCGGCGCCCTATTTGCCCTGTTGTTATACGCCTTCTTCGGCCGTGGCCGGCGTGAAGTGGCCTAG
- a CDS encoding SDR family oxidoreductase, translating to MKLLITGSNGLLGQKLVALLSRQAGVQLVATSRGKNKLAALYPEVTFVGLDVTDRAQVQRVLAAERPTHLIHTAAMTNVDECEQHQEACWQHNVAATEYMVEACEQQNIHLLHVSTDFIFSGEQGPLSEEAVPAPVNYYGESKLAAEKAVQACRAPWAILRTVLVYGTAHEYGRTNIVLWVRDSLRANKPIQVVSDQLRTPTLAEDLAQGCWLAAKHNATGIYHLSGAELLTPYLMALQVAQYFGLDATLIEKVDASTFTQPARRPLRTGFIITKAQKDLGYQPRTFAEGIALLAQQTEAAA from the coding sequence ATGAAACTACTCATTACGGGCTCTAATGGCCTGCTCGGGCAAAAGTTGGTAGCCTTGCTTAGTCGGCAGGCCGGGGTGCAGCTGGTGGCTACTTCTCGCGGTAAGAACAAGTTAGCCGCTCTGTACCCTGAGGTAACGTTTGTGGGGCTAGACGTAACCGACCGCGCCCAGGTGCAGCGCGTACTGGCTGCCGAACGACCCACGCACCTCATTCATACCGCTGCCATGACCAATGTGGATGAATGTGAGCAGCACCAGGAAGCCTGCTGGCAGCACAATGTGGCGGCCACGGAGTATATGGTTGAAGCTTGCGAGCAGCAGAATATTCATCTGTTGCACGTGAGCACAGATTTTATTTTTAGCGGTGAGCAGGGCCCTTTGAGCGAGGAGGCTGTACCTGCGCCCGTAAATTACTACGGAGAGAGTAAGCTGGCGGCTGAGAAGGCTGTGCAGGCCTGCCGTGCGCCCTGGGCCATTTTGCGAACCGTATTGGTGTATGGTACCGCCCATGAGTACGGGCGCACCAACATTGTGCTATGGGTGCGAGACTCACTGAGGGCCAACAAGCCTATACAAGTGGTGAGCGACCAACTCCGGACGCCTACCTTAGCTGAAGACCTGGCACAGGGCTGCTGGCTCGCGGCGAAGCATAATGCTACGGGCATTTATCACCTCAGCGGCGCGGAGCTGCTTACTCCCTATCTGATGGCACTACAAGTAGCTCAGTATTTTGGGCTAGATGCTACGCTTATTGAAAAAGTAGATGCCAGTACCTTCACCCAGCCAGCGAGACGCCCCCTCCGTACCGGGTTTATCATTACCAAGGCCCAAAAAGACCTTGGTTACCAGCCCCGCACCTTTGCAGAAGGTATTGCCTTGCTGGCTCAGCAAACGGAAGCTGCTGCCTAA
- a CDS encoding peptidylprolyl isomerase, whose translation MKLFARLTLLVWVLLLFSPLSEAARLPRKSKKDQLITISTAQGDIRLILFDQTPLHKANFLKLAQSGFYNGTTFHRIIPNFMIQGGDANSKDADPTNDGAGLPDEKRIPAEIRPELTHKYGAVAAARTGDMINPQRASSASQFYIVENHNGTPHLNGAYTVFGQVISGLEVVDKIAQQPVAERNRPITDIRMTVKVEKLKKKKITELYGYQYQ comes from the coding sequence ATGAAGCTATTTGCTCGGCTTACCCTGCTGGTGTGGGTTCTATTGCTGTTCTCTCCTCTGTCAGAAGCAGCCCGCCTGCCCCGCAAATCCAAGAAGGATCAGCTCATAACTATCAGTACCGCTCAAGGTGATATCCGGCTCATCCTCTTCGATCAGACCCCTCTGCACAAAGCTAACTTCCTGAAGCTGGCCCAGAGCGGGTTTTATAATGGTACCACCTTTCACCGGATTATTCCCAACTTCATGATTCAGGGCGGCGACGCCAACTCAAAGGATGCTGACCCCACGAACGATGGAGCCGGACTACCAGATGAAAAGCGCATTCCTGCGGAAATCCGGCCGGAGCTGACGCACAAGTACGGCGCAGTAGCCGCCGCCCGCACCGGCGACATGATTAACCCCCAACGGGCCAGCAGTGCCTCGCAGTTTTACATTGTGGAAAACCACAACGGCACGCCTCATCTGAATGGGGCATATACCGTGTTTGGGCAGGTGATAAGTGGCCTAGAGGTAGTTGACAAAATTGCCCAACAGCCAGTAGCCGAGCGCAACCGCCCCATAACCGACATCAGGATGACGGTGAAGGTGGAGAAGCTGAAAAAAAAGAAAATAACGGAGCTCTACGGCTACCAGTATCAATAG
- a CDS encoding GNAT family N-acetyltransferase, which translates to MNELAISSDLTLVTARLRLRTWQTSDAPQLHDLLSANHERLRLNFPKTLAATRTLEDTAAFIRERQRDWQQRRAYQLGLWRAETEELLGLVSLRNLAWEIPKAELAYLISAEAEGQGLMREALGVVLHWAYQEIGLARIYCQLRPENLRSAQLVQRLQFRHEGCFRQDYRGADGRLYDLDQYALLRSEYVPLATKSV; encoded by the coding sequence ATGAATGAGCTTGCTATTTCTTCAGACCTTACCTTGGTTACGGCCCGGCTCCGGCTCCGTACTTGGCAAACCTCCGATGCACCGCAGCTGCACGACCTGCTAAGCGCTAACCACGAGCGGCTCCGGCTAAATTTCCCCAAGACCTTGGCTGCCACGCGCACTCTAGAAGATACGGCCGCCTTTATCCGGGAGCGGCAGCGTGATTGGCAGCAGCGCCGGGCGTACCAGTTGGGCCTGTGGCGAGCGGAAACCGAGGAGCTGCTGGGTCTGGTAAGCTTGCGGAACCTGGCCTGGGAAATTCCGAAGGCGGAGCTGGCCTACCTGATCAGCGCCGAAGCAGAAGGACAGGGGCTGATGCGGGAGGCCCTGGGAGTAGTGCTGCACTGGGCATATCAGGAGATAGGCCTGGCCCGGATATACTGCCAGCTGCGGCCCGAAAACCTGCGAAGCGCCCAACTGGTGCAGCGCCTGCAGTTTCGGCATGAGGGTTGCTTTCGCCAAGACTACCGGGGGGCTGATGGGCGCCTCTACGACCTGGATCAGTATGCTCTGTTGCGCTCTGAGTACGTACCCCTGGCTACAAAAAGCGTGTAA
- a CDS encoding type B 50S ribosomal protein L31 → MKKDIHPEYREVVFQDTSSGFKFVTRSTMNSNETITMEDGKTYPVIKVEVSSESHPFYTGKNVLLDTAGRVEKFRNRYQKK, encoded by the coding sequence ATGAAAAAGGACATCCACCCCGAGTATCGCGAAGTTGTGTTCCAGGACACTTCTAGCGGCTTCAAATTCGTTACCCGTTCGACGATGAACTCTAATGAGACCATCACGATGGAAGACGGCAAGACTTACCCCGTCATCAAGGTGGAAGTTAGCAGCGAATCGCACCCCTTCTACACCGGCAAAAACGTGCTGCTTGACACGGCTGGCCGCGTAGAGAAGTTCCGCAACCGCTACCAGAAGAAGTAG